One stretch of Amycolatopsis sp. NBC_00345 DNA includes these proteins:
- a CDS encoding NAD(+)/NADH kinase, with amino-acid sequence MHSAGLVLHPRRDSAAAVAAVLGWATNRGIEILGIADEIDRLDCAAVPVTAAELGSRSDLVVSLGGDGTMLRAMRLADRQRAPVLGVNLGKLGFLAEVDVPDLPGALSAIDGQDFTVEPRLAVDATLRGQTVTAFNDVAVVRVPGDGSAVVAVRVNDQPFVSYAADAVIVATPTGSTAYSFSAGGPITSPAVEALLVTPAAPHSAYSRGVVLSVHDTVALEVLPSSGRLAVEVDGQVAGYVEPGDSIDLRSRPSAARVVRLGMTTFFQRARRKLRLTDSAEIPSVWPGDRGLSGDDLPIG; translated from the coding sequence ATGCACTCCGCAGGCCTGGTGCTGCACCCGCGACGGGACTCGGCGGCGGCCGTCGCCGCGGTCCTCGGGTGGGCGACCAACCGGGGCATCGAGATCCTCGGCATCGCGGACGAGATCGACCGGCTGGACTGCGCCGCCGTGCCGGTCACGGCCGCCGAGCTGGGCAGCCGGTCCGACCTGGTGGTCAGCCTCGGCGGCGACGGGACCATGCTGCGCGCGATGCGGCTGGCCGACCGCCAGCGCGCCCCGGTACTCGGTGTCAACCTGGGCAAGCTCGGCTTCCTGGCCGAGGTCGACGTGCCCGACCTGCCCGGCGCGCTGTCGGCCATCGACGGGCAGGACTTCACCGTCGAGCCCCGCCTGGCCGTCGACGCGACGCTGCGGGGCCAGACCGTGACCGCGTTCAACGACGTGGCCGTGGTCCGGGTGCCGGGGGACGGCAGCGCCGTGGTCGCGGTGCGGGTCAACGACCAGCCGTTCGTCAGCTACGCGGCCGACGCGGTGATCGTGGCCACCCCGACGGGCTCGACCGCGTACAGCTTCTCCGCCGGCGGCCCGATCACCAGCCCGGCCGTCGAGGCGTTGCTCGTCACACCCGCGGCGCCGCATTCGGCGTACAGCCGCGGTGTGGTCCTGTCCGTGCACGACACGGTGGCGCTGGAGGTGCTGCCCTCCAGCGGCCGGCTGGCCGTCGAGGTGGACGGGCAGGTCGCCGGGTACGTCGAGCCTGGTGACAGCATCGACCTGCGGTCCCGGCCCAGCGCCGCGCGGGTCGTCCGGCTCGGCATGACCACGTTCTTCCAGCGCGCCCGCCGCAAACTGCGCCTCACCGACTCCGCGGAGATCCCGTCCGTCTGGCCCGGCGATCGTGGCCTTTCGGGCGATGATCTGCCGATCGGGTGA
- a CDS encoding S1 family peptidase, giving the protein MKNSSGRRPARHGAMALAIVVGAGLAGAYVSVQKVEAADAHPEASGATGQSAQPGSGAGPAPGPALPPRVVPFNAKLHSDNIPLPTGGVRSGGCSGSLIASDWIITAGHCFHDVNMVRTGGKPDFTMNVTIGKVTNADPRGHVVQVVDVRQSPVNDLALARLSTPITDIKPLTLPDRAPKVDDPLSFAGWGALSATDTVQSDHLKHGRFTVKKVHQYELEIDSIDPRTVENSPCPDDSGSPYFIPDGDQNGQIVAVENNGPDCPQPGLETTARVDAVIGWIHKQIDGS; this is encoded by the coding sequence GTGAAGAACAGTTCCGGCCGACGGCCGGCCCGTCACGGCGCGATGGCTCTTGCCATCGTTGTCGGCGCGGGCCTGGCCGGCGCCTACGTCAGTGTTCAGAAGGTGGAGGCGGCGGACGCGCACCCGGAGGCCTCGGGCGCAACCGGGCAGAGCGCCCAGCCCGGGTCCGGGGCCGGGCCCGCACCTGGACCGGCGCTGCCCCCTCGCGTGGTGCCGTTCAACGCGAAGCTGCACTCCGACAACATCCCCCTGCCGACCGGCGGGGTGCGCAGCGGCGGCTGCAGCGGCTCGCTGATCGCCTCGGACTGGATCATCACCGCCGGGCACTGCTTCCACGACGTCAACATGGTCCGCACCGGCGGGAAACCGGACTTCACGATGAACGTGACCATCGGGAAGGTCACCAACGCCGACCCGCGCGGGCACGTGGTGCAGGTCGTGGACGTGCGCCAGTCGCCGGTCAACGACCTCGCACTGGCCCGGCTGAGCACCCCGATCACCGACATCAAGCCGCTGACCCTGCCGGACCGCGCGCCGAAGGTCGACGACCCGCTGTCCTTCGCCGGCTGGGGCGCGCTCTCGGCCACCGACACCGTCCAGTCCGACCACCTCAAGCACGGCCGGTTCACGGTGAAGAAGGTGCACCAGTACGAGCTCGAGATCGACTCGATCGACCCGCGGACCGTCGAGAACAGCCCGTGCCCCGACGACTCCGGCTCGCCGTACTTCATCCCCGACGGCGACCAGAACGGCCAGATCGTGGCGGTCGAGAACAACGGCCCGGACTGCCCCCAGCCGGGCCTGGAGACCACCGCCCGCGTCGACGCCGTGATCGGCTGGATCCACAAGCAGATCGACGGCTCCTGA
- a CDS encoding ABC transporter substrate-binding protein, translating to MTGLNLKVGVYRYEHTEPMFDGRVPIDGVDATLVTSPLISDVFRRMAKGELDIAEYGLTYFLRTFDLDSPFLALPIFPNRNFRHSSLFVNADSGIEKPEDLAGRTVGEFALWGSDPGVWMKGVLAEEYGVTPDRISWIVGGTDHPIPAFDWIPQPVPDGVEVRHTEGDQTLGAMLEDGEIDALLSVDVPQALLNGSSKIRRLFPDYRSTEQDYYRRTGIFPMMHAVAIRRELVGEPGLVQAVYRAFSEAKEIVQRQYRAGASKQHMSVITPWFSGLFSDNRALLGEDWWPYGLGANRKAVDTFLRYHHEQGLSQRLLTSDDIFVPALLDT from the coding sequence ATGACCGGCCTGAACCTCAAGGTAGGCGTCTACCGCTACGAGCACACCGAGCCGATGTTCGACGGGCGCGTCCCGATCGACGGCGTCGACGCCACCTTGGTCACCTCGCCCCTCATCTCCGACGTGTTCCGCCGAATGGCCAAGGGCGAGCTGGACATCGCCGAGTACGGCCTCACCTACTTCCTGCGCACGTTCGACCTCGACTCGCCGTTCCTGGCCCTGCCGATCTTCCCGAACCGCAACTTCCGCCACTCGTCCCTGTTCGTCAACGCCGACAGCGGAATCGAGAAGCCGGAAGACCTCGCCGGCCGGACCGTCGGCGAGTTCGCGCTCTGGGGCAGCGACCCCGGCGTGTGGATGAAGGGCGTGCTCGCCGAGGAGTACGGCGTCACTCCGGACCGGATCAGCTGGATCGTCGGCGGCACCGATCACCCGATCCCGGCGTTCGACTGGATCCCGCAGCCCGTCCCGGACGGCGTCGAGGTCCGTCACACCGAGGGCGACCAGACCCTCGGCGCCATGCTCGAAGACGGGGAGATCGACGCCCTTCTGTCGGTCGACGTCCCGCAGGCCCTGCTCAACGGCTCGTCGAAGATCCGGCGGCTGTTCCCCGACTACCGGTCGACCGAGCAGGACTACTACCGCCGCACCGGCATCTTCCCGATGATGCACGCGGTCGCGATCCGCCGGGAACTCGTCGGCGAACCCGGACTGGTCCAGGCGGTCTACCGCGCGTTCTCCGAGGCCAAGGAGATCGTGCAGCGGCAGTACCGGGCCGGCGCGTCGAAGCAGCACATGTCCGTGATCACGCCCTGGTTCAGCGGCTTGTTCTCGGACAACCGCGCGCTGCTGGGCGAGGACTGGTGGCCCTACGGCCTCGGCGCCAACCGGAAAGCCGTCGACACGTTCCTGCGGTACCACCACGAACAGGGGCTGTCGCAGCGCCTGCTCACGTCGGACGACATCTTCGTTCCGGCCCTGCTCGACACGTAG
- a CDS encoding 4,5-dihydroxyphthalate decarboxylase, with translation MSDPDLRIGTFRYDTTQPLLDGETKPQGFTAEFSSAATIPEIFGRMLRDREYDVSELGWTFYLRTLELDEPPFLALPIFPNHVFRHSAIFVNVDSGIDEPGDLAGKTIGEFGTYGQDSGVWAKGLLSDEYGYSPGQSRWVIGGLNAPMKPFDFTDLLHPAGVDVTEAQADKSLSELLETGEIDALISANTPQCFLDDSPRVRRLFPDSEPLARDYYRRTGIFPMMHLVVIRRDVVARNPELTRAVYECFLDAKNAAMAKYENARRTFQVQTMPPFVFELFEKNRRLFGDDWYPYGVAKNRNAIEAFHRYHYEQGLSTRHLSIEDVFAPDLLDT, from the coding sequence ATGAGTGATCCGGACCTGCGTATCGGGACCTTCCGGTACGACACCACCCAACCGCTGCTGGACGGCGAGACCAAGCCCCAGGGCTTCACCGCCGAATTCTCCAGCGCCGCGACCATCCCGGAGATCTTCGGGCGGATGCTGCGCGACCGCGAGTACGACGTCTCGGAACTCGGGTGGACGTTCTACCTGCGCACGCTGGAGCTCGACGAGCCGCCGTTCCTGGCCCTGCCGATCTTCCCGAACCATGTCTTCCGGCACTCGGCGATCTTCGTCAACGTCGACAGCGGGATCGACGAACCGGGTGACCTGGCCGGCAAGACGATCGGCGAGTTCGGGACGTACGGGCAGGATTCCGGGGTCTGGGCGAAGGGGCTGCTCTCGGACGAGTACGGCTACTCCCCCGGACAGAGCCGGTGGGTCATCGGCGGGCTCAACGCGCCGATGAAACCCTTTGACTTCACCGATCTGCTGCATCCCGCCGGCGTCGACGTGACGGAGGCGCAGGCGGACAAGTCCCTGAGCGAGCTGCTCGAGACCGGTGAGATCGACGCGCTGATCTCCGCGAACACCCCGCAGTGCTTCCTCGACGACTCACCGCGGGTCCGGCGGCTGTTCCCCGATTCCGAGCCGCTCGCGCGCGACTACTACCGCCGTACCGGCATCTTCCCGATGATGCACCTCGTCGTGATCCGGCGGGACGTGGTCGCGCGGAACCCGGAGCTCACCCGGGCTGTGTACGAGTGCTTCCTCGACGCCAAGAACGCCGCGATGGCGAAGTACGAGAACGCGCGGCGGACGTTTCAGGTCCAGACCATGCCGCCGTTCGTGTTCGAGCTCTTCGAGAAGAACCGGCGCCTGTTCGGCGACGACTGGTACCCGTACGGCGTGGCCAAGAACCGCAACGCGATCGAAGCCTTCCACCGTTACCACTACGAGCAAGGACTTTCGACCCGGCATCTGTCCATTGAGGACGTCTTCGCGCCGGATCTGCTCGACACCTGA